The following are from one region of the Oncorhynchus masou masou isolate Uvic2021 chromosome 24, UVic_Omas_1.1, whole genome shotgun sequence genome:
- the LOC135513106 gene encoding forkhead box protein Q1-like, with amino-acid sequence MKLEVFSASHFVQKPMEVCSHSDAEGSVPSPLSGDELGSDGDCVANSPAPATPSSSDGKGKPYTRRPKPPYSYIALIAMAIRDSGSGRLTLAEINDYLMKKFPFFRGSYTGWRNSVRHNLSLNDCFLKVLRDPSRPWGKDNYWMLNPHSEYTFADGVFRRRRKRITKGRSGGSNKDTETPDIQTPGEETRISAPASVPSREERVMGAKFSSSSSSFSIDSILSKPFIRREDRDHTDRDSAHANPGAHRLYWPAGSHHMLPYTLAYPPLPAVMAHAHAQHSYHQVSTGASHMLNVYRCSLAEHAEHTRDPLTALHMTSQGHMPNSEAAFSPVKMHTARVGSCHPFQIDSLLS; translated from the coding sequence atgaaaCTTGAAGTGTTCTCCGCAAGCCACTTCGTTCAGAAGCCTATGGAGGTTTGCAGTCACAGTGATGCGGAAGGTAGCGTCCCCTCTCCCCTATCCGGGGACGAGCTGGGCTCAGACGGGGACTGCGTGGCCAACAGCCCGGCACCTGCTACCCCGAGCAGCAGCGATGGCAAGGGAAAGCCCTACACCCGCAGACCCAAGCCGCCCTACTCCTACATCGCACTCATCGCCATGGCCATCCGGGACTCCGGCAGCGGCCGGTTGACTCTGGCCGAGATCAACGACTACTTGATGAAGAAGTTCCCGTTCTTCCGGGGCAGCTACACCGGGTGGAGAAACTCGGTGCGCCACAACCTGTCGCTGAACGACTGTTTCCTCAAAGTGCTCCGGGACCCTTCCAGGCCATGGGGCAAGGACAACTACTGGATGCTGAACCCGCACAGCGAGTACACCTTCGCTGACGGGGTGTTCCGTCGCAGGAGGAAGCGCATCACTAAGGGCCGGTCCGGTGGTTCCAATAAGGACACCGAGACCCCTGACATCCAGACACCAGGCGAGGAGACTCGCATCTCGGCCCCTGCTTCTGTTCCCTCCCgggaggagagggtgatgggAGCCAAGTTCTCCAGCTCTTCCAGCTCCTTCTCCATCGATAGCATCCTCAGCAAGCCCTTCATACGTAGGGAGGACAGAGACCACACCGATAGAGACAGTGCACATGCCAACCCCGGTGCCCACCGGCTCTACTGGCCCGCGGGTTCTCACCACATGCTGCCCTACACACTGGCCTACCCACCGCTACCCGCTGTTAtggcacacgcacatgcacagcACTCTTACCACCAGGTCAGCACCGGCGCGTCACACATGTTGAACGTGTACAGGTGCAGCCTCGCTGAGCACGCAGAGCACACCAGGGACCCACTCACAGCTCTCCACATGACGTCGCAGGGCCACATGCCAAACTCCGAGGCTGCTTTCTCCCCTGTGAAAATGCACACAGCGCGAGTTGGCAGCTGTCATCCTTTCCAGATAGATTCATTGCTCTCCTAA